A genomic stretch from Salarias fasciatus chromosome 18, fSalaFa1.1, whole genome shotgun sequence includes:
- the vwa5b2 gene encoding von Willebrand factor A domain-containing protein 5B1, translated as MVGLRNRSTWEPLLLKASCIKSCANGCSMGISAQLTYANAGVESVEGVFVYPLGEKEVVVGFEAAMAGRMVGVQIQSRGKLKDCCLDCCPGSGSGAGPGVEGLCGNGREWGCCGSSSLDMQCTNGHLLLDEDLERTTFIVGIGVIGPMDIVSVVISTTLELPTLENGAIRIVYPTLLTPIVTAQMTSSRSENGGKMTETGATSCFGSTSGKPDRASDPEQQCVHSVFTSPAVNLAPYELNFQLLVRGACLLAGLESPTHALRADADPSAQSASATYITLAQEHPYDRHIEIILHLSESHSPLVILEKGRLSFSEYEQLICSRRDFIRCTRKDPDPERKLEFVRKRYHKDVLSSPVLMLNFCPDLLSEHLELHRATRELLFLVDRSGSMSGTNIHRVKDAMVVALKSLPPGTMLNIVGFGTTIKPLFTSSKLCTDVTLMQAFEYVQKMRADMRGTNLLGALSWLYQQPMQRSYPRQVFIITDGSIGNVAKVLELVRRNACSGRCFGVGLGPRACRRLLLGVAKLTGGTTEFSDDEERLQPKLIKSLKKAFEPVLTDVRIDWYLPENMEALLSPSEIPPLYPGDRLIGYCTLYDMTLFKTKQAESGGRDYKGLHGGSSGSVFGQSNDELSPPPASELMPVVTCADGADLEEALREISREISSEFSCARDTDPGTEPDGSSDVRRRIQETSYIQEQYILTRCSLSSERSLQTQSQSHIHASTSDSAGGGFRSDSHSSGGVLETGSLPQGLEKMPPPEQRSSLSRWADSAWQQNLSADTPENETKKPERLDGAEESRRRQKALARSTMAARSFSSPQGELEMHRLRRALERVSFDQTLGGKLEESDAETKPSSGGTLSHRSLTDSNGLLFPASPLDWDSFTDPEYLFTAAPSHDPPPGQCRSLIHGMLSGRPVSWEVTVDLGHLWTPEGQELPEAEAWAGGQWEGRGGDRWEEIIHQLTARSVIRDFEKMAEKDAGHGSTKRNRMKAIQTSKHCNIICMYTTFTATDGSPSKPDGTDPQSTGVHLGSRPASQSGSRRQRSFSVGLGRRRTSRDSQEAEDAWDSADKDDTPASPCSVASWDSNVGAGAYCPTSPAVHGASGTRSHRSIESKSMESFFGNKFPLGRLRSSFSSGKQVPLKSHCLSAETEKPAESEAPDYLPLVRLQLASGAFLLTETYSECVQIPLDRLRRASPYGLHRRSLSPAFRCASPSAPSLSTSSRPPGAPGHHVTFSPSSCSLSRPDDAPLTLEPRFRRRYRSDREPVASPDPPSSEEGSQEPARVQSQSRGQADSGRGSETDLYESWPAEPGGGSQLALEDLEGSSWATAVALAWLEHRCAGFFMEWELVAAKADLWLRCQELPEGVDLAGLRGAARQLFLLLRHWDENIKLNMLCYNPNNM; from the exons ATGGTGGGCCTGAGGAACCGCTCAACGTGGGAACCACTGCTGCTCAAAGCGTCCTGCATCAAGTCCTGCGCCAACGGCTGCTCCATGGGCATCAGCGCTCAGCTCACCTACGCCAACGCCGGCGTGGAGTCTGTGGAAG gtgtgtttgtgtacccTCTCGGGGAGAAGGAGGTCGTGGTGGGCTTTGAGGCTGCGATGGCGGGTCGGATGGTCGGGGTTCAGATCCAGAGCCGGGGCAAGCTGAAGGACTGCTGTCTGGACTGCTGCCCCGGCTCTGGGTCTGGAGCTGGGCCTGGAGTGGAGGGCCTCTGTGGGAACGGCCGGGAGTGGGGCTGCTGCGGGAGCTCCAGCCTGGACATGCAGTGCACCAACG GTCATCTGCTCCTGGACGAGGACCTGGAGCGAACCACCTTCATCGTGGGCATCGGCGTCATTGGCCCCATGGATATCGTGTCCGTCGTCATCAGCACCACACTTGAACTCCCCACGCTGGAAAATGGAGCGATCCGGATCGTCTACCCCACCCTGCTCACCCCCATCGTCACCGCTCAGATGACGTCCAGCAGGAGTGAAAATGGCGGCAAAATGACTGAAACGGG GGCCACCAGTTGTTTCGGCTCCACCTCAGGAAAGCCTGACCGGGCGTCAGACCCggagcagcagtgtgttcacagtgttTTCACCAGTCCTGCCGTCAACCTGGCGCCTTACGAGCTCAACTTCCAGCTGCTGGTTCGAGGGGCGTGTCTGCTGGCTG gactggagagCCCCACTCACGCTCTGAGGGCCGATGCAGATCCCAGCGCCCAAAGTGCTTCTGCCACCTACATCACTCTGGCTCAGGAGCATCCATATGACCGACACATAGAGATCATTCTGCACCTGAGTG AATCTCACAGCCCGTTGGTCATCTTGGAGAAAGGCAGACTCTCCTTCAGTGAGTATGAACAGCTGATCTGCTCCCGTCGAGACTTCATCCGCTGCACCCGCAAGGACCCAGATCCCGAGAGAAAG CTGGAGTTCGTGAGGAAACGATACCACAAGGACGTCCTGAGCAGCCCCGTCCTGATGCTGAACTTCTGTCCCGACTTGCTGAGcgaacatctggagctgcacagAGCCACCAGGGAGCTGCTGTTCCTGGTGGACCGCAGTGGCAGCATGAGCGGCACCAACATCCACCGAGTGAAG GACGCCATGGTGGTGGCTTTGAAGAGCCTCCCTCCAGGGACCATGCTCAACATTGTGGGCTTTGGGACCACCATCAAACCCCTGTTTACCTCCAGCAAGCTCTGCACCGAT GTAACTCTAATGCAGGCCTTTGAGTACGTGCAGAAGATGAGAGCTGACATGCGGGGCACCAACCTCCTGGGCGCACTGTCCTGGCTTTACCAGCAGCCCATGCAGCGCTCTTATCCCCGTCAGGTCTTCATCATCACTGACGGATCCATCGGCAATGTGGCCAAAGTGTTGGAGCTGGTACGCAGAAATGCATGTTCTGGAAG ATGCTTTGGAGTGGGCCTGGGTCccagggcctgcaggaggcttcTGCTGGGTGTTGCCAAACTGACAGGAGGGACCACCGAGTTCTCAGACGATGAGGAGAGACTCCAGCCCAAG TTGATCAAGTCGCTGAAAAAGGCCTTCGAGCCCGTGCTGACTGACGTGCGGATCGACTGGTACCTGCCAGAAAACATGGAGGCTCTCCTGTCGCCCAGCGAGATCCCCCCCCTGTACCCCGGGGACCGGCTGATCGGATACTGCACGCTCTACGACATGACGCTCTTCAAGACGAAGCAGGCCGAG TCTGGAGGACGGGACTATAAGGGTTTGCACGGCGGCTCCTCGGGCTCCGTGTTCGGACAGTCCAACGACGAGCTCTCGCCTCCTCCCGCCTCAGAGCTCATGCCCGTGGTGACGTGCGCAGACGGCGCCGACCTGGAGGAGGCGCTGAGGGAAATCTCCAGAGAAATCTCCTCCGAGTTCTCCTGTGCCAGAGACACTGACCCCGGCACGGAGCCGGACGGGTCCAGCGacgtgaggaggaggatccaGGAGACCTCCTACATCCAGGAGCAGTACATCCTCACCCGCTGCTCCCTCAGCAGCGAGCGCAGTCTGCAGACACAGTCCCAATCACACATCCACGCCTCCACTTCCGACTCCGCCGGCGGGGGCTTCAGGTCGGACTCCCACTCCTCCGGGGGGGTTCTGGAAACAGGCTCTCTGCCTCAGGGCCTGGAGAAGATGCCTCCTCCAGAACAGAGGTCTTCTCTGTCTCGATGGGCTGACTCGGCATGGCAGCAAAACCTTTCAGCGGACACGCCTGAAAACGAGACCAAAAAG CCGGAGCGTCTGGATGGAGCTGAAGAGTCCCGGAGGAGGCAGAAAGCTCTGGCCCGATCCACCATGGCGGCCCGGAGCTTCTCCTCGCCTCAGGGGGAGCTGGAGATGCACCGGCTGAGGAGGGCTCTGGAGCGGGTCTCCTTCGACCAGACTCTGGGGGGGAAGCTGGAGGAGAGTGACGCGGAGACCAAACCGTCATCAGGAGGAACTCTGTCCCACAGAAGTCTCACTGACTCCA ACGGCCTCCTGTTCCCCGCCTCCCCTCTGGACTGGGACAGCTTCACCGACCCGGAGTACCTCTTCACCGCCGCTCCGTCCCACGATCCTCCTCCGGGTCAGTGCCGCTCGCTGATCCACGGCATGCTGAGCGGCCGGCCCGTGTCCTGGGAGGTCACCGTGGACCTGGGACACCTCTGGACCCCCGAAGGCCAGGAGCTCCCCGAGGCCGAGGCGTGGGCCGGAGGCCAGTGGGAGGGACGAGGGGGGGACCGGTGGGAGGAGATCATCCACCAGCTCACGGCTCGCTCGGTGATCAGAGACTTCGAGAAGATGGCTGAGAAAGACGCCGGACACG GTTCGACCAAGCGAAACCGTATGAAGGCGATCCAGACAAGTAAGCACTGCAACATCATCTGCATGTACACCACCTTCACCGCCACCGACGGCAGCCCCAGTAAACCCGACGGCACGGACCCCCAGAGCACAG gggtaCATCTGGGCAGCCGGCCGGCCTCCCAGTCGGGCAGTCGGAGGCAGCGGTCCTTCTCAGTGGGACTGGGCCGCAGACGGACCAGCAGAGACAGCCAAGAGGCAGAGGACGCCTGGGACTCTGCAG ATAAAGATGACACTCCCGCTTCACCCTGTAGCGTTGCATCCTGGGACTCTA ATGTGGGAGCAGGAGCCTACTGTCCCACATCGCCTGCTGTCCACGGGGCCTCCGGCACTCGATCACATCGGTCGATTGAGAGCAAGTCAATGGAAAGCTTCTTCGGCAACAA GTTCCCACTGGGAAGACTCAGGTCGTCGTTTTCATCGGGAAAGCAGGTTCCTCTGAAGTCCCACTGTTTATCTGCAGAGACGGAGAAACCAGCTGAAAGCGAAGCTCCGGATTACCTTCCTCTG GTGCGTCTCCAGCTGGCTTCGGGAGCCTTCCTGCTGACGGAGACGTACTCGGAGTGCGTGCAGATCCCTCTGGACCGCCTGCGACGGGCCTCGCCGTACGGCCTCCACCGCCGCAGCCTCAGCCCGGCGTTCCGCTGCGCCTCCCCCAGCGCTCCGTCgctgtccacctcctccaggcCCCCCGGAGCGCCCGGCCATCACGTCACCTTCTCgccttcctcctgctccctctccaGACCCGACGACGCCCCGCTGACGCTGGAGCCCAGGTTCCGCCGGAGATACCGGTCGGACCGAGAGCCGGTGGCCTCTCCCGACCCGCCCAGCTCGGAGGAGGGCTCCCAGGAGCCGGCCCGGGTCCAGAGCCAGAGCCGGGGCCAGGCCGACAGCGGCCGCGGCTCCGAGACCGACCTGTACGAGAGCTGGCCGGCGGAGCCCGGCGGCGGCAGCCAGCTGgccctggaggacctggagggctCCAGCTGGGCCACCGCCGTGGCCCTGGCCTGGCTGGAGCACCGCTGCGCCGGCTTCTTCATGGAGTGGGAGCTGGTGGCGGCCAAAGCCGACCTGTGGCTGCGCTGCCAGGAGCTGCCCGAGGGAGTGGACCTGGCCGGGCTGAGGGGCGCCGCCAGgcagctcttcctgctgctgcgccACTGGGACGAGAACATCAAGCTCAACATGCTGTGTTACAACCCCAACAACATGTGA
- the alg3 gene encoding dol-P-Man:Man(5)GlcNAc(2)-PP-Dol alpha-1,3-mannosyltransferase: MAGGVRRKAAASPAGSTAPLWGKLRALWQDKHLVLFRAEYTLLVVSVLWFLEIGINVWVIQKVAYTEIDWKAYMDEVEGVINGTYDYTQLKGDTGPLVYPAGFVYIFTALYYLTSHGANIRLGQYIFAVFYLVTLLLVFRIYYRTKKVPPYVFFFVCCASYRIHSIFVLRLFNDPVAMMLLFAAVNLFMDGNWTLGCALYSLAVSVKMNVLLFAPGLLFLLLTEFGLIRTIPKLLLCAGIQLLLGLPFLLDNPIGYVSRAFDLGRQFMFKWTVNWRFLPEWLFLSRYFHLLLLTAHLLTLLLFALRRWKRPGENLFELLKQPSQRSVAPQKSTVDQIVLVLFTSNFIGMCFSRSLHYQFYVWYFHTLPFLLWSGGVKKLAHLLRVLILGLIELSWNTYPSTNSSSAALHVCHFIILLCLWLAPPPPPPSAPGETPQTSDKDKRH, translated from the exons ATGGCGGGAGGTGTGCGGAGAAAGGCTGCGGCCTCCCCGGCGGGCTCCACGGCCCCTCTGTGGGGGAAACTCCGCGCGCTTTGGCAGGACAAACATTTGGTCCTCTTCAGGGCGGAGTACACGTTACTGGTTGTGTCAGTTTTATGGTTTCTGGAGATCGGGATCAATGTGTGGGTCATTCAGAAGGTAGCAT ACACCGAGATCGACTGGAAAGCTTACATGGACGAAGTGGAGGGGGTCATCAACGGGACGTACGACTACACCCAGCTGAAAGGAGACACGGGGCCTCTGGT GTACCCGGctgggtttgtttacatcttcaCGGCTCTGTACTACCTCACCAGCCACGGGGCGAACATCCGTCTGGGCCAGTACATCTTCGCCGTGTTCTACCTCGtcacgctgctgctggtcttcagGATATACTATCGCACAAAGAAG GTTCCTCCGTATGTGTTCTTCTTCGTGTGCTGTGCGTCCTACCGGATCCACTCCATCTTCGTCCTGCGTCTTTTCAACGACCCGGTGGCCATGATGCTGCTGTTCGCAGCTGTGAACCTCTTCATGGACGGGAACTGGACTCTGGGCTGCGCTCTTTATAG TTTAGCAGTTTCTGTGAAAATGAACGTGCTGCTTTTTGCCCCCGGATTACTTTTCCTTCTGCTGACGGAGTTTGGCCTCATCAGGACCATTCCGAAGCTTCTGCTGTGTGCAGGCATACAG CTTCTGCTGGGCCTCCCCTTCCTCCTGGACAACCCCATTGGCTACGTGAGCCGAGCGTTCGACCTGGGCCGTCAGTTCATGTTCAAGTGGACGGTCAACTGGCGCTTCCTTCCAGAATGGCTCTTCCTGAGTCGATacttccacctgctgctgctgacggctCACCTGCTCACCCTGCTGCTGTTCGCGCTGCGCCGCTGGAAGAG ACCCGGAGAAAACCTCTttgagctgctgaagcagccgAGCCAGAGGAGCGTGGCGCCTCAGAAAAGCACCGTGGATC AGATCGTGCTGGTTCTCTTCACCTCCAACTTCATCGGCATGTGCTTCAGCCGCTCGCTGCACTACCAGTTCTACGTCTGGTACTTTCACACGCTGCCTTTCCTGCTGTGGAGCGGAGGAGTCAAGAAGCTGGCACACCTGCTCAG GGTTTTGATCCTGGGGCTGATCGAACTGTCGTGGAACACGTATCCCTCCACTAACAGCAGCTCGGCGGCGCTCCACGTCTGCCACTTCATCATCCTGCTGTGTCTGTGgctggctccgcctccgccgccgccctccgCTCCAGGAGAGACGCCGCAAACATCCGACAAGGACAAACGGCACTGA
- the mul2 gene encoding mitochondrial ubiquitin ligase activator of nfkb 1-A gives MGEFSVTLAEALGLGTSLALSGFFYCLYRKSRVTVDKLDNAPQLAVDGNLKDILKVTPGACLQYAVIEGVVRPVGEPLTSHFHKETVGVLQKFMLREHSLVWNSLSRSWTDVDRVLHQRVSAVPFVLVGSDETEVRVLCPLQASGVYMETTHEKFQQSVYGFGELIGQYISGEKPKGQLEIEEMLKVGSTVTGVGELVLDAHGSLSLGPPSNGSEYFLSTRDFGALREDSQSVAVLWKAMLVASALAGAALVFWVGLRYYRHRQALWEQERERQEFERLRAEAFTPHAADRSADSEANSCVICLSRPRDCALLDCGHVCCCHACYQALPQRRCPVCRRDIVRVIPLYHT, from the exons ATGGGGGAGTTTTCAGTGACCCTCGCCGAGGCGCTCGGTCTCGGCACCAGTCTGGCTCTTTCAGGCTTCTTCTACTGTCTGTACAGGAAGAGCCGGGTGACGGTGGACAAACTGGAT AACGCTCCGCAGCTCGCCGTGGACGGAAACCTCAAAGACATTTTGAAAGTGACTCCAGGAGCATGTCTCCAGTACGCCGTCATCGAAG GTGTAGTGAGACCAGTGGGTGAACCTCTGACGAGCCACTTCCACAAAGAAACTGTTGGCGTGCTGCAGAAGTTCATGCTGCGAGAACACAGTCTGGTGTGGAACAGCCTGTCACGGTCCTG GACGGACGTGGACCGGGTGTTACACCAGCGAGTGTCCGCCGTGCCCTTCGTGCTGGTGGGCTCAGACGAGACGGAGGTCCGGGTGCTGTGCCCTCTGCAGGCCTCTGGGGTGTACATGGAGACCACGCACGAGAAGTTTCAGCAGTCCGTCTACGGCTTCGGCGAACTTATAGGCCAGTACATCAGCGGGGAGAAGCCCAAAGGTCAACTGGAGATCGAGGAAATGCTGAAG GTGGGCTCCACCGTCACCGGCGTGGGCGAGCTGGTCCTGGACGCTCACGGCTCCCTGAGTCTCGGCCCTCCTTCCAACGGTTCTGAGTACTTCCTGAGCACCAGAGACTTCGGCGCTCTGAGAGAGGACAGCCAGAGCGTGGCCGTTCTGTGGAAGGCAATGCTGGTGGCTTCCGCCCTGGCGGGGGCGGCGCTCGTCTTCTGGGTGGGGCTGCGCTACTACCGCCACCGCCAAGCGCTGTGGGAGCAGGAGCGGGAGAGGCAGGAGTTCGAGCGGCTGCGAGCCGAGGCCTtcacgccgcacgccgccgaCCGATCCGCCGACTCGGAGGCTAACAGCTGCGTGATCTGCCTCAGTCGGCCCCGGGACTGCGCCCTGCTGGACTGCGGACACGTGTGCTGCTGCCACGCCTGCTACCAGGCCCTGCCGCAGCGCCGCTGCCCCGTGTGCAGGCGGGACATCGTCAGAGTGATCCCGCTGTATCACACCTGA